From Pseudoxanthomonas sp. CF385, a single genomic window includes:
- a CDS encoding response regulator transcription factor, with the protein MSRLLLVEDDRMLGDALAAALAQDGWSIDRAEDAAAARLALVDHGYTAVLLDLGLPRGSGLDVLAALRQRYDTTPVLIITARDQLSDRVRGLDAGADDYIVKPFEAGELGARLRAVVRRTQGRVAPVLRHGDIVLDPADRSVRQGDRPVRLGVHEYRTLLALMERPGRVIARETLESLVYGGDGAIESNTIAVYIHQLRKKLGDGVIATVHGFGYRLGDAE; encoded by the coding sequence GTGTCGCGCCTGCTCCTGGTTGAAGACGATCGCATGCTCGGCGACGCGCTAGCCGCCGCGCTGGCGCAGGACGGCTGGTCCATCGACCGCGCCGAGGATGCCGCCGCCGCGCGCCTTGCGCTGGTGGACCACGGCTATACCGCCGTCCTGCTGGACCTGGGCCTGCCCCGCGGGTCCGGCCTGGACGTTCTGGCCGCCCTCCGCCAGCGCTACGACACGACGCCCGTCCTGATCATCACCGCGCGCGACCAGCTGAGCGACCGCGTGCGCGGCCTGGATGCCGGGGCCGACGACTACATCGTCAAACCGTTCGAAGCCGGCGAGCTGGGCGCGCGGCTGCGTGCCGTGGTCCGCCGCACGCAGGGGCGCGTGGCCCCCGTCCTGCGCCATGGCGACATCGTGCTGGATCCGGCCGACCGTTCGGTGCGCCAAGGCGACCGCCCGGTGCGGCTCGGTGTGCACGAGTACCGCACGCTGCTCGCGCTGATGGAACGTCCGGGCCGGGTGATCGCGCGCGAGACGCTGGAGTCGCTCGTCTACGGCGGCGATGGCGCGATCGAAAGCAACACCATCGCGGTGTACATCCACCAGTTGCGCAAGAAGCTGGGCGACGGCGTCATCGCCACCGTGCACGGGTTCGGGTACCGCCTGGGGGACGCCGAATGA
- a CDS encoding ATP-binding protein translates to MSHSLKSKLLLAVMTPLALGWGCWLGGQHFQMTRQQKGHDDLFLQEVSEQILLSMPANLTALGDGPRLRLPTRPSVAGRKFDTLRYQVWILGRDKPVVLSDGAPIQPLKADFKPGFMVTEVAGEPWRVYAVTDAGGRIQVQSGMSLSAMRAELAYWVKVSVWSGIVILLILGMTVGLAIHWSLRPMNRLRREMAQREAHDLAPLPSAGLPREIRPLVDSFNLLLERLSEAMRGERQFLADAAHELRTPLAALLTQTQVALRAGSQADARAALEPLVQGIQRTSRLAQQLLDSARVDASPLREEQPTVQLPDVVTMVAREFESMAARRGQTISVHAEPASVRGDLDDLGILARNLIDNAVRYCGEQGRIEIACGTEDGGRTAWLAVRDNGPGVPSEERNRIFERFFRGSHGNGERGSGIGLSLVQRIAHAHEASIEAGDGIAGRGFGCRVRFTAAPDNP, encoded by the coding sequence ATGAGCCATTCCCTCAAGTCCAAACTGCTGCTCGCGGTGATGACACCCCTCGCGCTGGGCTGGGGCTGCTGGCTCGGCGGGCAGCACTTCCAGATGACGCGCCAGCAGAAAGGCCATGACGACCTGTTCCTGCAGGAGGTCAGCGAGCAGATCCTGCTGTCGATGCCCGCCAACCTCACCGCGCTGGGCGATGGGCCGCGCCTGCGCCTGCCGACGCGCCCGAGCGTGGCCGGCCGCAAGTTCGACACCTTGCGCTACCAGGTGTGGATCCTCGGACGCGACAAGCCGGTCGTGCTGTCCGATGGGGCGCCGATCCAGCCGCTGAAGGCGGACTTCAAGCCCGGCTTCATGGTGACCGAGGTGGCCGGCGAACCTTGGCGCGTCTACGCGGTCACCGACGCCGGCGGACGTATCCAGGTGCAGTCCGGCATGTCGTTGTCCGCGATGCGCGCCGAGCTCGCTTACTGGGTGAAGGTCAGCGTGTGGAGCGGGATCGTCATCCTGCTCATCCTCGGGATGACGGTCGGCCTGGCCATCCACTGGAGCCTGCGCCCGATGAACCGGCTGCGCCGCGAGATGGCGCAGCGCGAAGCGCACGACCTCGCCCCCCTGCCCTCCGCCGGCCTGCCGCGCGAGATCCGGCCGCTGGTGGATTCTTTCAATCTCCTGCTGGAGCGCCTGTCCGAGGCGATGCGGGGCGAACGCCAGTTCCTCGCCGACGCCGCACACGAACTGCGTACCCCGTTGGCGGCATTGCTGACCCAGACCCAGGTGGCGCTGCGCGCCGGCTCGCAGGCGGACGCGCGCGCGGCCCTGGAACCGCTGGTCCAGGGCATCCAGCGCACCTCGCGGCTGGCGCAGCAACTGCTGGATTCGGCGCGCGTCGACGCTTCGCCGTTGCGCGAAGAACAGCCGACCGTGCAGCTGCCCGACGTGGTGACGATGGTCGCGCGCGAGTTCGAATCGATGGCGGCGCGGCGCGGGCAGACGATCAGCGTGCATGCGGAGCCCGCCAGCGTGCGTGGCGATCTCGACGACCTCGGCATCCTGGCCCGCAACCTGATCGACAACGCGGTGCGCTACTGCGGCGAGCAGGGCCGCATCGAGATCGCCTGCGGGACCGAAGACGGCGGCCGCACGGCCTGGCTGGCGGTGCGCGACAACGGCCCGGGCGTACCGTCCGAGGAGCGCAACCGGATCTTCGAACGGTTTTTCCGCGGCAGCCACGGCAACGGCGAGCGCGGCAGCGGCATCGGCCTGTCGCTGGTGCAGCGGATCGCGCACGCGCACGAAGCGTCAATCGAGGCGGGCGACGGCATCGCCGGTCGCGGCTTCGGCTGCCGGGTGCGCTTCACCGCCGCACCCGACAACCCGTGA
- a CDS encoding MBL fold metallo-hydrolase translates to MNDLIEPKARPMRRRWRRMAAAVCVSATAAAYAGASGCSTLAYPQSPQYGEDGFQNERKPQPLGWRQTSKLWWDFLVGGKPKGTVPAHAIQVQPLSPGQLAQAPDGTVYRLGHSTVLLKLQGRFWLTDPVFAERASPVQWAGPKRFHAPPLSLDDLPHLSAVVLSHDHYDHLDRETVIALAAKTDVFLTPLGVGDRLVRWGVPRERIRQLDWWEHTDVDGVQFTATPSQHFSGRTLFDRNKTLWASWVIQADDAKVFFSGDTGYFDGFRTIGDRFGPFDLTLLECGAYDRRWQDVHMLPAQTLQAHLDLRGRWLVPIHNSTFDLAFHGWSEPMETLYSLSQGAGVDIATPVIGAPLAIRQPEGTQPWWRAE, encoded by the coding sequence ATGAATGATCTGATCGAACCGAAGGCGCGACCGATGCGCCGTCGCTGGCGGCGCATGGCCGCCGCGGTCTGCGTGTCGGCCACGGCGGCGGCGTATGCCGGCGCATCGGGCTGCAGCACGCTCGCCTACCCCCAGTCGCCGCAATACGGCGAGGACGGCTTCCAGAACGAGCGCAAGCCGCAGCCGCTGGGCTGGCGGCAGACCAGCAAGCTCTGGTGGGATTTCCTGGTCGGCGGCAAGCCGAAGGGCACGGTGCCCGCACATGCGATCCAGGTGCAGCCGCTGTCGCCCGGACAGCTGGCGCAGGCGCCGGATGGCACGGTGTACCGCCTGGGCCACTCCACCGTGCTGCTCAAGCTGCAGGGACGCTTCTGGCTGACCGATCCGGTGTTCGCCGAGCGCGCATCGCCGGTGCAATGGGCCGGACCCAAGCGCTTCCATGCGCCGCCGCTGTCGCTGGACGACCTGCCGCACCTGTCTGCCGTAGTGCTGTCGCACGACCACTACGATCACTTGGATCGCGAGACCGTCATCGCGCTTGCGGCGAAGACGGATGTCTTCCTGACGCCGCTGGGCGTCGGCGATCGCCTGGTGCGGTGGGGCGTGCCACGCGAACGGATCCGCCAGCTTGACTGGTGGGAGCACACGGACGTGGATGGCGTGCAGTTCACCGCCACGCCGTCGCAGCACTTCTCCGGGCGTACGCTGTTCGACCGCAACAAGACGCTGTGGGCGTCGTGGGTGATCCAGGCGGACGACGCCAAGGTGTTCTTCAGTGGCGATACCGGCTACTTCGACGGTTTCCGCACCATCGGCGATCGCTTCGGGCCCTTCGACCTGACCCTGCTGGAGTGCGGTGCCTACGACCGTCGCTGGCAGGACGTGCACATGCTGCCGGCGCAGACCCTGCAGGCGCACCTGGACCTGCGCGGGCGCTGGCTGGTGCCGATCCACAACAGCACGTTCGACCTGGCCTTCCACGGGTGGAGCGAGCCGATGGAAACCCTGTATTCGCTTTCGCAGGGCGCTGGCGTGGACATCGCCACGCCCGTGATCGGCGCGCCCCTGGCGATCCGCCAGCCCGAAGGCACGCAGCCGTGGTGGCGCGCCGAATAA
- a CDS encoding GNAT family N-acetyltransferase, whose amino-acid sequence MSLTVSPRRRDAAVNPLAIRAIAPAPQVRVHRVTRAQAAALMQVCDRHMAELPAGASAQRSAGGRVLELMEALFEAPLRAWAWIAERDGVPQGYAFGTVGFSMIDRAYYFNLESLFVSVDARPSGAASALFDAARAMADELGCIDLRWQVPLAQEGALALPGQAAAATMIQYVFPTSLRTLRDE is encoded by the coding sequence ATGTCATTGACCGTATCCCCCCGGCGCCGCGATGCGGCCGTCAATCCTCTTGCGATCCGTGCCATCGCGCCGGCGCCCCAGGTCCGCGTCCATCGCGTGACCCGCGCGCAGGCCGCCGCGCTGATGCAGGTCTGCGACCGCCACATGGCGGAGCTTCCCGCCGGCGCCAGTGCCCAGCGCAGCGCCGGCGGCCGCGTGCTCGAACTGATGGAAGCCCTGTTCGAAGCGCCGCTGCGCGCGTGGGCGTGGATCGCCGAGCGCGATGGCGTGCCGCAGGGGTATGCGTTCGGCACCGTCGGGTTTTCGATGATCGACCGTGCGTACTACTTCAACCTGGAATCGCTGTTCGTGTCGGTGGACGCACGGCCCTCGGGCGCGGCCTCGGCCCTGTTCGACGCCGCGCGCGCGATGGCCGATGAACTGGGCTGCATCGACCTGCGCTGGCAAGTGCCGCTGGCGCAGGAAGGCGCGTTGGCGCTGCCCGGACAGGCCGCGGCCGCCACCATGATCCAGTACGTGTTCCCGACCTCCCTGCGGACCCTGCGCGATGAATGA
- a CDS encoding MipA/OmpV family protein: MSALRACTPLLLLFPLSATAQVVERTDAKALDQVSSRWSAGLAVVHRDSEYAGEGTRTRLYPNIAYDGERFYLRGAAFGYRLHSDDRFEVRAFVAGRLDGIDADDFGVAELARRGVDRNLLEDRDDSVDIGMAASWKGTAGKLELDVRGDVTGTSDGYAVALDYSYPMTWGRTHVIPSVGAVRLSDDMADYYYGTLDEEIARGVVAYRPGAVTTPRASVTVVHPFAKRWALLGNVEYRALPDALRDSPLVEEGKDQAASLFIGVSRGF, from the coding sequence ATGAGTGCGCTGCGCGCCTGCACGCCCCTGTTGTTGCTGTTTCCCCTGTCCGCCACGGCACAGGTCGTCGAACGGACCGATGCCAAGGCCCTGGACCAGGTGTCCTCGCGCTGGAGCGCAGGCCTGGCCGTCGTCCACCGCGACAGCGAGTACGCCGGCGAAGGCACGCGCACGCGTCTCTACCCCAACATCGCCTACGACGGCGAGCGCTTCTACCTGCGCGGCGCCGCGTTCGGCTATCGCCTGCATTCCGACGACCGTTTCGAAGTGCGCGCGTTCGTCGCCGGCCGGCTGGACGGCATCGACGCGGATGATTTCGGCGTGGCCGAGCTTGCCCGCCGCGGCGTCGACCGGAACCTGCTGGAAGACCGCGACGACAGTGTGGACATCGGCATGGCCGCCAGCTGGAAAGGCACGGCCGGCAAGCTGGAACTCGATGTGCGCGGCGACGTCACCGGCACCAGCGACGGCTACGCCGTAGCACTGGATTACAGCTATCCGATGACATGGGGCCGCACGCACGTGATCCCGTCGGTGGGCGCAGTGCGCCTGTCGGACGACATGGCCGACTACTACTACGGCACGCTCGACGAGGAAATCGCACGCGGGGTGGTCGCCTACCGCCCGGGCGCGGTCACCACGCCGCGCGCGAGCGTCACCGTCGTCCATCCGTTCGCGAAACGCTGGGCGCTGCTCGGCAACGTGGAATACCGCGCGCTGCCCGACGCGCTGCGCGACAGCCCGCTGGTGGAAGAAGGCAAGGACCAGGCGGCGTCGTTGTTCATCGGCGTGTCGCGCGGCTTCTAG
- a CDS encoding response regulator transcription factor — translation MPIRILTVDDHPLLREGIAAVVEGQSDMELVGEAANGLEALHVFRECRPDVTLMDLQMPEMGGVDAIGAIHREFPDARIVVLTTYQGDAQALRAFKAGASGYLLKSMLRRELVDTIRSVHAGRRRIPPEIAAGIAEHASDDALTSREIEVLRQVADGNGNKRIAHLLRISEETVKAHMKNILAKLAANDRTHAVTIAVRRGIIEL, via the coding sequence ATGCCGATCCGCATCCTCACCGTCGACGACCATCCCCTGCTGCGCGAAGGCATCGCGGCGGTGGTCGAAGGCCAGTCCGACATGGAGCTGGTGGGCGAGGCCGCCAATGGCCTGGAAGCGCTCCACGTGTTCCGGGAGTGCCGTCCCGACGTCACCCTGATGGACCTGCAGATGCCGGAAATGGGCGGGGTGGACGCCATCGGCGCCATCCATCGCGAGTTTCCCGATGCGAGGATCGTCGTCCTGACCACGTACCAGGGCGATGCGCAGGCGCTGCGCGCGTTCAAGGCCGGTGCGTCGGGCTACCTGCTCAAGAGCATGTTGCGTCGCGAACTGGTGGACACCATCCGCAGCGTGCACGCCGGCCGTCGCCGCATTCCGCCGGAGATCGCCGCCGGTATCGCCGAGCATGCCTCCGACGATGCGCTGACCTCGCGCGAGATCGAAGTGCTGCGGCAGGTCGCCGACGGCAACGGCAACAAGCGCATCGCCCACCTGCTCCGCATTTCCGAGGAGACGGTGAAGGCGCACATGAAGAACATCCTCGCCAAGCTGGCCGCCAACGACCGCACCCATGCGGTCACCATCGCCGTCCGCCGGGGCATCATCGAGCTCTGA
- a CDS encoding AraC family transcriptional regulator: protein MDASPSLFLHETVALPPVPFAIAPWTDRDPQAASRGLSPRALARALDYIERHIGDTITLADIASAACISRFHFARLFRISTGRSPMEFVLAKRIALAKEQLARGPQKISATAASLGFFDQSHFTRTFRRMTGYSPREFCHLHAPVTRTA from the coding sequence GTGGATGCCTCCCCGTCCCTGTTCCTGCACGAGACCGTCGCGCTCCCGCCTGTTCCGTTCGCCATCGCCCCCTGGACCGACCGTGATCCGCAGGCCGCATCGCGCGGCCTCAGCCCACGCGCGCTGGCGCGGGCGCTGGACTACATCGAGCGCCACATCGGCGACACGATCACGCTCGCCGACATCGCCAGCGCCGCCTGCATCAGTCGTTTCCATTTCGCCCGCCTGTTCCGCATCAGCACGGGCCGCAGCCCGATGGAGTTCGTGCTGGCCAAACGGATCGCGCTGGCGAAGGAACAACTCGCGCGCGGACCGCAGAAGATCTCCGCCACGGCGGCCTCGCTGGGCTTCTTCGACCAGAGCCATTTCACCCGCACCTTCCGTCGGATGACCGGCTATTCCCCGCGCGAGTTCTGCCACCTGCACGCGCCGGTAACCCGCACGGCGTGA
- the wrbA gene encoding NAD(P)H:quinone oxidoreductase, which yields MAKVLILYYSAYGHIETMANAVAEGVRAGGASVDIKRVPELVPEDVAKKSHYKLDQPAPVATIAELADYDAIIVGTGTRFGRMASQMANFLDQAGGLWAKGALHGKVGAAFTSTATQHGGQETTLFSIITNLLHFGMVIVGLDYGFAGQMKLDEVTGGSPYGTTTIAGGDGSRQPTQNELDAARYQGRRVAETAIKLHG from the coding sequence ATGGCCAAGGTCCTGATCCTCTACTACTCCGCCTACGGGCACATCGAGACCATGGCGAATGCCGTGGCCGAGGGCGTGCGCGCCGGCGGCGCCAGCGTCGACATCAAGCGCGTGCCGGAACTGGTGCCGGAGGACGTGGCGAAGAAATCGCACTACAAGCTCGATCAGCCCGCACCGGTGGCCACCATCGCCGAACTCGCCGACTACGACGCCATCATCGTCGGCACCGGCACGCGCTTCGGCCGGATGGCCTCGCAGATGGCCAACTTCCTGGACCAGGCGGGCGGCCTGTGGGCCAAGGGCGCCCTGCACGGCAAGGTGGGCGCGGCGTTCACCTCGACCGCCACCCAGCATGGCGGCCAGGAAACCACGCTGTTCTCCATCATCACCAACCTGCTGCACTTCGGCATGGTGATCGTCGGGCTGGACTACGGCTTCGCCGGGCAGATGAAACTCGACGAAGTGACCGGCGGTTCGCCCTACGGCACCACCACGATCGCCGGTGGCGACGGCTCGCGCCAGCCCACCCAGAACGAGTTGGACGCCGCCCGCTACCAGGGTCGCCGGGTCGCCGAGACCGCGATCAAGCTGCACGGATGA
- a CDS encoding hydrolase, which yields MPTASPAAGKTLLTPTDHTLILIDHQSQMAFATHSIDVAMLRNNVALVAKGAAGFGVSTLLTTVAEKSFSGPLFPEIPEAFPNANVLDRTTMNCWEDAAVIAAVNASGKGRVVLGGLWTSVCIVGPALSALDQGFEVYVIADACGDVTAEAHERAMQRMIQAGVRPLTSVQYLLELQRDWGRSATYDLTTGIAKLHGGGYGLGIQYAKSMFGASEGGH from the coding sequence ATGCCTACCGCCTCCCCCGCCGCCGGCAAGACCCTGCTGACGCCCACCGACCACACGCTGATCCTGATCGACCACCAATCGCAGATGGCGTTCGCCACGCACTCCATCGACGTCGCCATGCTGCGCAACAACGTCGCGCTCGTCGCCAAGGGCGCGGCCGGCTTCGGTGTATCGACGCTGCTGACGACCGTGGCCGAGAAATCCTTCTCCGGCCCGCTGTTCCCGGAAATCCCGGAAGCCTTTCCCAACGCGAACGTGCTCGACCGCACCACCATGAACTGCTGGGAAGATGCCGCCGTCATCGCCGCAGTGAATGCGTCCGGCAAGGGCCGCGTGGTGCTCGGCGGCCTGTGGACCAGCGTCTGCATCGTCGGGCCGGCGCTGTCCGCGCTCGACCAAGGTTTCGAGGTCTACGTGATCGCCGACGCTTGCGGCGACGTCACCGCCGAAGCGCACGAACGCGCGATGCAGCGCATGATCCAGGCCGGCGTACGGCCGCTGACCAGCGTGCAGTACCTGCTGGAACTGCAGCGCGACTGGGGTCGCAGCGCGACCTACGACCTCACCACCGGCATCGCCAAGCTGCACGGCGGCGGCTACGGCCTGGGCATCCAGTACGCCAAGAGCATGTTCGGCGCCTCCGAAGGCGGCCACTGA
- a CDS encoding DoxX family protein: protein MVAHAASFERPHATSAGLLILRLAAGGFLLPHGLGKLLGWFGGPGIAGFAAELQHFGLPSAAPLPLLLAALQTALGLLVVVGAFTRIAALGSAAFLGVTVALNLSHGWFWMHGGIEYPVLWLLANLAVALTGPGALSFDALRTSRARNAHGR, encoded by the coding sequence ATGGTCGCCCATGCCGCGTCTTTCGAACGCCCGCACGCCACGTCGGCCGGGCTGCTGATCCTGCGCCTGGCCGCAGGCGGCTTCCTGCTGCCGCATGGGCTGGGCAAGCTGCTGGGCTGGTTCGGCGGGCCCGGCATCGCCGGGTTCGCAGCCGAACTCCAGCACTTCGGCCTGCCCTCTGCAGCACCGTTGCCGTTGCTGCTTGCCGCGCTGCAGACCGCTCTCGGTCTGTTGGTCGTCGTCGGTGCGTTCACGCGCATCGCGGCGCTGGGCTCGGCGGCGTTCCTCGGCGTCACCGTCGCCTTGAACCTGTCGCATGGCTGGTTCTGGATGCACGGCGGCATCGAGTATCCGGTGCTGTGGTTGCTCGCCAACCTCGCGGTCGCGCTGACCGGCCCAGGTGCCCTGTCCTTCGATGCCTTGCGCACGTCGCGCGCACGGAACGCGCATGGCCGTTGA
- a CDS encoding amidohydrolase, whose amino-acid sequence MADLILRNARITTLDAAQPSASAIAFADGRVLAVGDEVHVMAHARDATRVIDAGGRRLVPGLNDSHTHLIRGGLNYNLELRWDGVRSLADAMAMLKAQVAVTPAPQWVRVVGGFSESQFAEKRLPTLEELNAAAPDTPVFILHLYDRALLNRAALRAAGYTKDTPNPPGGEIQRDKAGNPTGLLLAKPNALILYATLAMGPRLPAEYQLNSTRHFMRELNRLGITSVIDAGGGFQNYPEDYRIIEQLHADGQLTVRIAYNLFTQKKGEELADFQRWSTMVKPGHGDDLLRHNGAGEMLVFSAADFEDFREPRPDLPSTLEGELANVVRFLAEQRWPFRIHATYDESITRVLDVYEQVNREVPFDGLHWIVDHAETISPRNIDRVRALGGGIAIQHRMAYQGEFFAARYGKDALRHTPPVRRMLQAGVPVGAGTDATRVASYNPWVALYWLVSGRTLGGLKMYGDDNRLEREEALQVWTHGSAWFSTEQDRKGRLAPGQFADCALLSADYFAVAEEDIPDITSMLTVVGGRIVHGAGPFAPHAPALPAPMPDWSPVNRFGGYQGGTLAQASAALAQAHGPACRVHTHDHAGHHHAVHHTVPTRDLQAFWGTLGCACFAF is encoded by the coding sequence ATGGCCGACCTGATCCTGCGCAATGCGCGCATCACCACGCTGGATGCGGCGCAACCTTCGGCCAGCGCGATCGCCTTCGCCGACGGACGCGTACTGGCAGTGGGCGACGAGGTCCACGTGATGGCGCACGCCCGCGACGCCACCCGCGTGATCGACGCCGGTGGCCGCCGGCTGGTGCCGGGCCTCAACGACAGCCACACCCATCTGATCCGCGGCGGCCTGAACTACAACCTGGAACTGCGCTGGGACGGCGTGCGCTCGCTTGCCGATGCCATGGCGATGCTGAAGGCGCAGGTCGCCGTCACCCCGGCGCCGCAATGGGTGCGCGTGGTGGGTGGCTTCAGCGAATCGCAGTTCGCCGAGAAACGTCTGCCGACGCTGGAGGAGTTGAATGCCGCCGCGCCCGATACGCCGGTCTTCATCCTGCACCTGTACGACCGCGCCCTGCTCAACCGCGCCGCGCTGCGCGCGGCGGGCTACACGAAAGACACGCCGAACCCGCCCGGCGGCGAGATCCAGCGCGACAAGGCCGGCAATCCCACCGGCTTGCTGCTGGCCAAACCCAATGCATTGATCCTGTACGCCACGCTGGCGATGGGTCCCAGGCTGCCGGCGGAGTATCAGCTCAACTCCACCCGGCATTTCATGCGCGAACTCAACCGGCTGGGCATCACCTCGGTGATCGACGCCGGCGGCGGTTTCCAGAATTACCCGGAGGACTACCGGATCATCGAGCAGTTGCATGCCGACGGGCAGCTGACGGTGCGCATCGCCTACAACCTCTTCACCCAGAAGAAGGGCGAGGAACTGGCCGACTTCCAGCGTTGGTCGACGATGGTCAAGCCCGGCCACGGCGACGACCTGCTGCGCCATAACGGCGCCGGCGAAATGCTGGTGTTCTCGGCAGCGGACTTCGAGGATTTCCGCGAGCCACGCCCCGACCTGCCGTCGACGCTGGAAGGCGAACTGGCGAACGTGGTGCGCTTCCTCGCCGAACAGCGCTGGCCGTTCCGCATCCATGCCACCTACGACGAGAGCATCACCCGCGTGCTCGACGTCTACGAGCAGGTGAACCGCGAGGTGCCATTCGACGGACTGCACTGGATCGTCGATCATGCGGAAACCATCTCGCCACGCAACATCGATCGCGTGCGCGCGCTCGGCGGCGGCATCGCCATCCAGCACCGCATGGCTTACCAAGGCGAGTTTTTCGCAGCGCGCTACGGCAAGGACGCGCTGCGGCACACGCCGCCGGTGCGGCGAATGCTGCAGGCTGGCGTTCCCGTGGGCGCCGGCACCGACGCCACCCGCGTCGCCAGCTACAACCCGTGGGTGGCGCTGTACTGGCTGGTCAGCGGGCGCACGCTCGGCGGCCTGAAGATGTACGGCGACGACAACCGGCTGGAGCGCGAGGAAGCGCTGCAGGTGTGGACGCACGGCAGCGCGTGGTTCTCGACCGAGCAGGACCGCAAGGGGCGGCTGGCGCCCGGCCAGTTCGCCGATTGCGCGCTGTTGTCGGCCGACTATTTCGCCGTCGCCGAGGAGGACATCCCCGACATCACCAGCATGCTGACGGTGGTGGGTGGCCGCATCGTGCATGGCGCCGGGCCGTTCGCCCCGCACGCGCCCGCGCTGCCCGCGCCGATGCCCGACTGGTCGCCGGTCAACCGCTTCGGCGGTTACCAGGGCGGCACGCTCGCACAAGCCAGTGCGGCGCTGGCGCAGGCACACGGTCCGGCGTGCCGTGTACACACGCACGACCACGCCGGCCACCACCATGCCGTACACCACACCGTGCCGACGCGCGACCTGCAGGCGTTCTGGGGCACGCTCGGCTGTGCGTGCTTCGCGTTCTGA